From Rhizobium sp. NZLR1, a single genomic window includes:
- a CDS encoding phospholipase D-like domain-containing protein: protein MGTIVAAHAYVNNEVAYLAWDIDAKIDGCLGFEVVRVYLDEQGSVSNRPDGSEDRVTCAAWVAFKGQRNPHWLPQTTSLWPVQKLSWRDLTLRKRRNEMKRRPDEVRVRYEIRPLGDLKPGMQAAPDPTPELVEINKQDQNGKPIKKNDGTYEKIAVKAYDGPPRPLGYLGPAISTNPVHVTRKRGQFESTFTNGILAAQWLRNVLLEDGVKQPNELIEMISNPANGIRKYLAGDVIPMLKEFMNASGAFLVALYELEDEELLALLLANKDRLRVILANTGKVGDAWDVRNAHARQALIDAGVEIHHRMFNNSSQIGHNKFVVHIPPDGAPRSVFTGSTNWTATGLAGQSNNALIVRNDAVAAAYVAYWGRMLEDNATLEAPIEFDDGMPDNQQSKEFRRSNETPSLVPSDDGASVEAWFSPNMQSRKKGKATPPDLREVYRLMRRAEHAVLFLAFYPGQSGRDCIVGEAIDIALKDQKLIVTGAVSSAQAMPNYVAGKENDPDDPDDDEEAVSPHTFDEANVSIVRASRIDDRQLLADFGAEELTAKKVGAIIHDKVLVIDPLSDECVVVLGSHNLGFKASYANDENMLIVKGDRALAEAYAVHILDVYDHYRFRAVEAELKRQGKKGRSGFLNVDDSWQDGYVNRTKGALTRYFAG from the coding sequence ATGGGAACGATTGTTGCAGCGCATGCCTATGTGAACAACGAGGTCGCCTATCTCGCCTGGGACATCGACGCCAAGATCGACGGATGCCTCGGGTTCGAAGTCGTCCGCGTCTATCTCGACGAGCAGGGCAGCGTGTCGAATAGACCCGATGGCAGCGAGGACCGCGTGACCTGCGCGGCATGGGTCGCCTTCAAGGGACAGCGCAATCCTCACTGGCTGCCCCAAACGACGTCGCTCTGGCCGGTGCAGAAGCTCTCCTGGCGCGACCTGACGCTGCGCAAACGGCGCAACGAAATGAAAAGGCGGCCGGACGAGGTTCGCGTACGTTACGAAATCCGTCCGCTTGGCGATCTGAAGCCGGGCATGCAGGCCGCACCCGATCCGACGCCTGAGCTCGTCGAGATCAACAAGCAGGACCAAAACGGCAAGCCGATCAAGAAAAATGACGGCACCTATGAGAAGATCGCGGTCAAGGCCTATGACGGTCCTCCGCGGCCGCTCGGTTATCTCGGGCCGGCCATCTCCACCAACCCGGTCCATGTGACGCGCAAGCGCGGCCAGTTCGAATCCACCTTCACCAATGGCATTCTCGCTGCCCAATGGTTGCGAAACGTCCTGCTGGAAGACGGCGTAAAGCAGCCGAACGAGCTGATCGAGATGATTTCCAATCCGGCGAATGGCATCCGCAAATATCTTGCCGGCGATGTCATTCCGATGCTCAAGGAATTCATGAATGCATCAGGCGCCTTCCTTGTCGCCCTCTACGAGTTGGAGGATGAGGAACTGCTGGCCCTGCTGCTTGCCAACAAGGACAGGCTACGCGTCATCCTCGCCAATACCGGAAAGGTCGGGGACGCCTGGGATGTGCGCAATGCGCATGCACGCCAGGCGCTGATCGATGCAGGCGTCGAGATTCACCACCGGATGTTCAACAATTCGAGCCAGATCGGCCACAATAAATTCGTCGTGCACATACCGCCGGATGGCGCTCCGCGCAGCGTGTTCACCGGCAGCACCAACTGGACGGCCACGGGGCTTGCCGGCCAATCCAACAATGCGTTGATCGTCAGAAACGATGCGGTGGCCGCAGCCTATGTCGCCTATTGGGGGCGGATGCTGGAAGACAATGCGACGCTGGAAGCTCCCATCGAATTCGACGACGGCATGCCCGACAACCAGCAGAGCAAGGAATTCCGGCGCTCGAACGAAACGCCTTCTCTCGTCCCGTCCGACGATGGAGCTTCGGTCGAAGCGTGGTTCTCGCCGAACATGCAGAGCCGCAAAAAGGGCAAGGCAACGCCGCCCGATCTTCGTGAAGTCTACCGTCTGATGCGCCGTGCCGAGCACGCTGTGCTGTTTCTTGCCTTCTATCCCGGTCAGTCGGGCAGGGATTGCATCGTTGGCGAGGCGATCGATATCGCCCTCAAGGATCAGAAGCTGATCGTTACCGGCGCAGTTTCAAGCGCCCAGGCCATGCCCAATTACGTCGCCGGCAAGGAGAACGACCCCGACGATCCCGACGACGATGAAGAGGCTGTCTCGCCCCACACTTTCGACGAGGCCAATGTCTCGATCGTCCGGGCGTCGCGCATCGATGACCGCCAGCTGTTGGCGGATTTCGGCGCCGAGGAACTGACCGCCAAGAAGGTGGGCGCCATCATTCACGACAAGGTGCTGGTGATCGATCCTCTGTCGGACGAGTGCGTCGTCGTCCTCGGCAGCCACAATCTCGGCTTCAAAGCCTCTTATGCCAATGACGAAAACATGCTGATCGTCAAAGGCGACCGCGCGCTCGCCGAGGCCTATGCCGTCCACATCCTCGATGTCTATGATCACTATCGCTTCCGCGCCGTCGAGGCGGAATTGAAGCGCCAGGGCAAGAAGGGCCGGTCGGGTTTTCTCAACGTCGACGACAGCTGGCAGGATGGCTACGTGAACCGCACCAAGGGAGCGCTGACCCGATATTTCGCGGGTTGA
- the dxs gene encoding 1-deoxy-D-xylulose-5-phosphate synthase, with translation MTQLPKTPLLDQVIYPADLRKLEDRELPQLAREVRDEMIDAVSRTGGHLGAGLGVVELTIAIHNVFNTPDDRLIFDVGHQCYPHKILTGRRDRIRTLRQEDGLSGFTRRAESEYDPFGAAHSSTSISAGLGMAIAADLDKADRRVIAVIGDGAMSAGMAYEALNNAGALDARLIVILNDNDMSIAPPTGAMSAYLARLASGRTYMGFRDLGKKLTAYLGKNIDRAITRAVEHARGYVTGGTMFEEMGFYHIGPIDGHSFDHLLPVLRNVRDNGRGPVLIHVVTQKGKGYPPAEAAADKYHGVNKFDVITGAQARVKPNAPSYTSVFAEALVQEATLDDKIVGITAAMPNGTGLDKLADAFPSRCFDVGIAEQHAVTFAAGLAAEGYKPFAALYSTFLQRAYDQVVHDVAIQGLPVRFPIDRAGFVGADGPTHAGSFDTAFLTTLPGFVVMAAADEAELKHMVRTAVAYDAGPISFRYPRGEGVGVDMPARGEILPIGKGRIVKEGTKVALLSFGSRLADCLLAAEDLDAAGLSTTVADARFAKPLDHDLIRQLARHHEMVITVEEGSIGGFGSQVMQYLSSEGLLDNGLKIRSLVMPDIWMEQAKPEAMIAHAGLDRAGIVSTVFKALGRGVAVGVAG, from the coding sequence GTGACACAACTGCCGAAGACCCCCCTGCTCGACCAGGTCATCTACCCCGCCGACCTGCGCAAGCTCGAGGATCGCGAGCTGCCGCAGCTTGCCCGCGAAGTCCGGGACGAAATGATCGATGCGGTGTCGCGCACCGGCGGCCATCTTGGCGCCGGTCTCGGCGTCGTCGAATTGACGATCGCCATCCACAACGTCTTCAACACGCCTGACGATCGGCTGATCTTCGATGTCGGCCATCAATGTTATCCGCACAAAATCCTCACCGGCCGGCGCGACCGCATCCGCACACTGCGCCAGGAAGACGGACTTTCCGGCTTCACCCGCCGGGCCGAGAGCGAATATGATCCCTTCGGGGCGGCGCATTCCTCGACGTCGATATCGGCCGGCCTCGGCATGGCGATCGCCGCCGATCTCGATAAAGCAGACCGGCGCGTCATCGCCGTCATCGGCGACGGGGCGATGTCGGCCGGCATGGCTTATGAGGCGCTGAACAATGCCGGCGCGCTCGATGCGCGCCTCATCGTCATCCTTAACGACAACGACATGTCGATCGCGCCGCCGACAGGCGCAATGAGCGCCTATCTCGCTCGCCTCGCCTCAGGCCGCACCTATATGGGCTTCCGTGATCTCGGCAAGAAGCTGACGGCCTATCTCGGCAAGAATATCGATCGGGCGATCACCCGCGCCGTCGAGCATGCGCGCGGCTATGTCACCGGCGGCACGATGTTCGAGGAGATGGGCTTCTATCATATCGGGCCGATCGACGGGCATTCCTTCGACCATCTGCTGCCGGTGCTGCGCAACGTGCGCGACAATGGCCGCGGACCGGTGCTGATCCATGTCGTCACCCAGAAGGGCAAGGGCTATCCGCCGGCGGAAGCCGCAGCCGACAAATATCACGGCGTCAACAAGTTCGACGTCATCACCGGCGCCCAGGCCAGGGTCAAGCCGAATGCGCCCAGCTATACCAGCGTCTTTGCCGAAGCGCTTGTGCAGGAAGCAACTCTCGACGACAAGATCGTCGGCATCACCGCCGCCATGCCGAACGGTACCGGCCTCGATAAGCTTGCCGACGCCTTTCCGTCGCGCTGTTTCGATGTCGGCATCGCCGAACAGCATGCCGTGACCTTTGCCGCCGGCCTTGCGGCCGAAGGCTACAAACCGTTCGCAGCGCTCTATTCCACCTTCCTGCAGCGCGCCTACGACCAGGTCGTGCACGACGTGGCGATCCAGGGACTGCCGGTACGTTTTCCGATCGACCGCGCCGGCTTCGTCGGCGCCGATGGGCCGACCCATGCCGGCTCCTTCGACACCGCCTTCCTCACCACCCTGCCCGGCTTCGTGGTGATGGCGGCGGCCGACGAGGCCGAACTCAAGCATATGGTGCGCACGGCTGTCGCCTATGATGCCGGGCCGATCTCGTTCCGCTATCCGCGCGGCGAAGGTGTCGGCGTCGACATGCCGGCGCGCGGCGAAATCCTGCCGATCGGCAAGGGCCGCATCGTCAAGGAAGGCACCAAGGTGGCGCTGCTCTCCTTTGGCTCACGGCTTGCCGATTGTCTGCTGGCCGCCGAAGATCTCGATGCCGCCGGGCTTTCGACGACGGTTGCCGATGCGCGCTTCGCCAAGCCGCTCGACCATGATCTGATCCGCCAGCTTGCCCGCCACCACGAGATGGTGATCACCGTCGAGGAAGGCTCCATCGGCGGCTTCGGCAGCCAGGTGATGCAGTATCTTTCGAGCGAAGGCCTGCTCGACAACGGGCTGAAGATCCGCTCGCTTGTCATGCCCGATATCTGGATGGAACAGGCCAAACCCGAAGCAATGATCGCCCATGCCGGCCTCGACCGCGCCGGCATCGTTTCGACGGTGTTCAAGGCGCTGGGGCGCGGCGTTGCGGTTGGGGTTGCGGGGTAG
- a CDS encoding acyl-CoA thioesterase: MSQLKRPGVAEIHVPFRDVDMTGQMFLASYISYAESVIASFWSSRPDIDDEPIYSATKISCILHRPLHYDEPAIFTAAVDKIGVRSIGFIVSIDTGEERAAEVEIIWQARAQEDQQPVSLPEETRDWLYRFLD, translated from the coding sequence ATGAGTCAGTTGAAACGCCCTGGTGTGGCGGAAATACATGTGCCGTTTCGCGATGTCGATATGACCGGCCAGATGTTTCTGGCCTCCTATATTTCCTACGCCGAGTCCGTCATTGCGAGCTTCTGGTCGTCGCGTCCCGATATCGACGACGAACCGATCTACAGCGCCACCAAGATTTCCTGCATTCTCCACCGTCCGCTGCACTATGACGAGCCGGCAATCTTCACGGCCGCCGTCGACAAGATCGGCGTCCGCTCCATCGGCTTCATCGTTTCGATCGACACCGGCGAGGAGCGCGCCGCCGAGGTGGAGATTATCTGGCAGGCCCGCGCCCAAGAGGATCAGCAGCCGGTGTCTCTGCCGGAGGAAACGCGGGATTGGCTTTATCGATTTTTGGACTAA
- a CDS encoding exodeoxyribonuclease VII small subunit: MTDSAKPEVSGLSFEKAVAELESIVARLERGDVALDESIEIYERGEALKKHCETLLSAAENRIEKIRLDRAGKPQAVEPLDGA; encoded by the coding sequence ATGACTGACAGCGCCAAGCCGGAGGTATCCGGCCTTTCCTTCGAAAAGGCGGTCGCCGAACTCGAAAGCATCGTCGCCCGGCTGGAACGCGGCGACGTGGCGCTGGATGAATCCATCGAGATCTATGAGCGCGGCGAAGCGCTGAAGAAACATTGCGAGACGCTGCTTTCGGCCGCCGAGAACCGCATCGAGAAGATCAGGCTCGACCGCGCCGGCAAGCCGCAGGCCGTCGAGCCTCTCGACGGGGCCTGA
- a CDS encoding 2'-5' RNA ligase family protein — translation MIHTKIDTLWFKRCCAFHLQFLPDRETRSKLCDLQDSIKRDSAAPLSRVPATSLHMTVVTLVNAAAQFSIPNDEVWKRNGESWTEIVERLVEETPPFDIHFHEVAASQAAVFVKAEEPAELRRLRSAISQAIGFEQWRPTPPRIAHITLFRFFAEEPVPAVNFDAGSLPKEMRVGSVTLLEERVYPNVEINILSEPLLRGTAAE, via the coding sequence GTGATCCACACGAAGATCGATACGCTGTGGTTCAAGCGCTGCTGCGCGTTTCACTTGCAGTTTCTTCCCGACCGCGAGACGCGGTCAAAGCTCTGCGACTTGCAAGACAGTATCAAGCGAGACAGCGCCGCGCCGCTCTCACGCGTTCCGGCAACAAGCCTGCACATGACGGTCGTCACCCTGGTCAACGCCGCGGCCCAATTCAGTATTCCAAACGATGAGGTCTGGAAGCGGAACGGGGAAAGCTGGACGGAGATCGTCGAGAGGCTGGTCGAAGAGACCCCACCATTTGACATTCATTTTCACGAGGTGGCGGCTTCGCAAGCTGCTGTTTTCGTCAAAGCGGAGGAGCCGGCGGAATTGCGCAGGCTTCGCTCGGCCATTTCACAGGCCATCGGCTTCGAACAGTGGCGTCCAACCCCGCCCCGCATAGCGCATATAACACTGTTCAGGTTTTTTGCCGAAGAGCCGGTGCCGGCGGTCAACTTCGACGCCGGTTCTTTGCCCAAGGAAATGCGGGTTGGATCCGTTACATTGCTGGAAGAGCGCGTTTATCCAAATGTCGAGATCAATATACTCAGCGAACCGCTCCTCCGGGGCACAGCCGCGGAATAG
- a CDS encoding AAA family ATPase, protein MEFGSASAAFERVFIMGNGGTGKTWLAHRIGERLLRPIIHLDDIHWEPGGYGIARDRTRRDTMVKAAAETDRWVMEGVYGELVNMALDRVTALIWIDLPDEVCIANIKERGIQGGGTQTQFVDLLKWVAEYRIRANNWNSFDAHARLFSAFPGPKWLLSDREAVTRLAGSLPVDIEVASR, encoded by the coding sequence ATGGAATTTGGCAGTGCATCGGCAGCCTTCGAACGCGTTTTCATCATGGGAAACGGTGGGACCGGCAAGACGTGGCTCGCCCATCGCATTGGCGAGCGGCTCCTTCGTCCCATTATTCATCTTGACGATATTCATTGGGAGCCGGGTGGCTATGGCATCGCTCGCGATAGGACGCGTAGAGACACGATGGTCAAGGCGGCGGCCGAAACGGATCGCTGGGTTATGGAAGGGGTCTATGGCGAATTGGTGAACATGGCCCTCGACCGCGTGACCGCATTGATCTGGATCGATCTGCCCGACGAGGTGTGCATCGCCAATATCAAGGAAAGGGGCATTCAGGGCGGGGGGACCCAGACGCAGTTTGTCGACCTTCTCAAGTGGGTGGCGGAGTACCGAATCCGAGCAAACAACTGGAATTCCTTCGACGCGCATGCGCGATTGTTTTCAGCATTCCCCGGTCCGAAGTGGTTGCTGTCGGATCGTGAGGCAGTGACGCGTTTGGCCGGCAGTCTGCCTGTGGACATCGAGGTTGCCAGTAGGTGA
- a CDS encoding SDR family oxidoreductase, giving the protein MTDRLKGKVAIISGGATGMGGAASKLFAAEGARVAIIDRNGEAADETVKQIRDAGGEAECWTADVSDETAVNAAVSGVEERYGAVTVLFNHAGTIVIKPFLETTLQEWDWLHAVNVRSMFLMTKAVLPKMIASGGGSIVCTSSISAVAATPMEVLYDTTKGAVHMFARAIAVEFRDRNIRCNAVCPGFIRTPHGLREVADLQALGVDVSDAAIAAQQGRIGEPEDVARAALYLASDESNFVNGAHLFVDNGFTAI; this is encoded by the coding sequence ATGACGGACAGATTGAAGGGCAAGGTCGCCATTATCTCGGGCGGCGCGACCGGCATGGGCGGTGCCGCCTCGAAGCTCTTTGCGGCCGAAGGCGCGCGTGTCGCGATCATCGACCGCAACGGGGAAGCGGCTGATGAGACCGTCAAGCAGATCCGTGATGCCGGCGGCGAGGCCGAATGCTGGACGGCCGATGTCTCTGATGAAACCGCCGTCAATGCCGCCGTCTCAGGCGTGGAGGAACGCTACGGCGCGGTGACCGTGCTTTTCAATCACGCCGGCACGATCGTCATCAAACCCTTCCTGGAAACGACGCTTCAGGAATGGGACTGGCTGCACGCCGTCAATGTGCGCTCGATGTTCCTGATGACCAAGGCGGTGCTGCCGAAGATGATTGCGAGTGGTGGCGGATCGATCGTCTGCACCTCGTCGATCTCGGCGGTCGCCGCCACGCCGATGGAAGTGCTCTACGACACGACCAAGGGCGCCGTGCATATGTTTGCCCGGGCGATTGCGGTAGAATTCCGCGACCGCAATATCCGCTGCAACGCCGTCTGCCCCGGCTTCATCCGCACGCCGCACGGCCTGCGCGAGGTGGCCGACCTCCAGGCGCTCGGGGTCGATGTTTCCGATGCCGCCATCGCCGCGCAGCAGGGGCGGATCGGCGAGCCAGAGGATGTCGCGAGAGCGGCACTTTATCTCGCCAGCGACGAATCGAACTTCGTCAACGGCGCCCACCTGTTCGTCGACAACGGGTTTACGGCGATCTGA
- a CDS encoding PhzF family phenazine biosynthesis protein, protein MQHNISKYVFQQVDVFSSQPLKGNPLAVVVGADALTDRQMASFANWTNLSETTFLLQPTTGDADYRVRIFTPARELPFAGHPTLGSCHVWLASGGKSKGSEIVQECEAGLIRIRRDGDRLSFAAPRLNRCGPVEPEMLARIVKGLRLAEDAIVDANWVDSGPGWMAVLLHSREDLLALRPDFGVISGLRVGVVAPWHAAEDGRDADFEVRAFTAAGFEDPVTGSLNAGLARWLIGSGIAPRAYVASQGTVLGRAGRVHVEQVGGEIWIGGAVTSCIEGTAIL, encoded by the coding sequence GTGCAGCACAACATTTCAAAATATGTATTCCAACAGGTCGATGTCTTCTCCTCCCAGCCCTTGAAGGGTAACCCTCTCGCCGTCGTCGTTGGCGCAGACGCATTGACAGACCGCCAGATGGCCTCTTTCGCCAATTGGACGAACCTCAGCGAGACGACGTTTCTTCTCCAACCGACGACGGGGGATGCCGACTATCGCGTCCGCATTTTTACGCCGGCCCGCGAGCTTCCATTCGCAGGGCACCCCACCTTGGGGAGCTGTCATGTATGGTTGGCGTCCGGCGGCAAATCGAAAGGAAGCGAGATCGTGCAGGAGTGCGAAGCAGGTCTTATCCGTATTCGTCGAGACGGTGATCGGCTTTCCTTCGCCGCCCCGCGTCTGAACCGCTGCGGACCGGTCGAGCCAGAGATGCTGGCGCGGATCGTCAAGGGATTGCGTTTGGCGGAAGACGCGATCGTCGATGCGAACTGGGTGGACAGCGGACCGGGCTGGATGGCGGTGCTGCTGCATTCGCGAGAGGACCTCCTGGCCTTGCGCCCGGATTTCGGTGTCATATCCGGATTGCGGGTCGGTGTCGTCGCGCCTTGGCATGCTGCGGAAGACGGGCGTGACGCCGATTTCGAAGTCCGTGCCTTTACCGCTGCTGGTTTTGAAGACCCCGTCACCGGCAGCCTGAATGCCGGTCTCGCCCGATGGCTGATCGGAAGCGGCATCGCGCCCCGCGCCTATGTGGCCAGTCAAGGCACGGTTCTAGGGCGAGCAGGCCGCGTCCATGTGGAACAGGTTGGTGGCGAAATCTGGATTGGCGGGGCTGTGACAAGCTGCATCGAAGGCACCGCCATCCTTTAG
- a CDS encoding LuxR C-terminal-related transcriptional regulator: MNSVAFGTVRTHLRNIYSKLGVNSRTGLVSLLMR; this comes from the coding sequence GTGAATTCCGTTGCATTTGGGACGGTCAGAACCCATCTGAGAAACATCTATTCCAAGCTTGGGGTCAACTCCCGGACCGGCCTGGTGTCGCTGTTGATGCGTTGA
- a CDS encoding pirin family protein: protein MSFFPGKDPLPGDAFACDAIENLIIPRTSDIGGFQVRRALPTRQRRLVGPFIFFDRMGPAILKPDEALDVKPHPHIGLSTVTYLFDGEIRHRDSLGTEKVIRPGDINLMTAGRGIVHSERTPDNLRGHPLLMSGLQTWLALPDDKEEIDPAFAHTEKSDMPLIETPGVRGRVVIGSFEGMTSPVGVFSDTLYVDLSLQPGATFPFGAAHEERAVYVLSGEVVISGDRFAADQLLVFRPGDPITLEAGSDGCHLMLFGGAALNSKRYIWWNFVSSSKERIEKAKEEWRTGRFDIVPGDEEEFVPLPER from the coding sequence ATGTCCTTCTTTCCCGGTAAAGATCCCCTGCCCGGCGATGCCTTCGCCTGCGATGCGATCGAGAACCTGATCATTCCGCGCACCAGCGATATCGGCGGGTTCCAGGTGCGGCGGGCGCTGCCCACCCGGCAGCGGCGGCTGGTCGGGCCGTTCATCTTCTTCGACCGCATGGGGCCGGCGATCCTGAAGCCGGACGAGGCGCTTGATGTGAAGCCGCATCCGCATATCGGCCTGTCGACGGTCACCTATCTCTTCGACGGCGAGATCCGCCATCGCGACAGCCTCGGCACCGAAAAGGTCATTCGTCCCGGCGATATCAACCTGATGACGGCAGGCCGCGGCATCGTGCATTCGGAGCGCACGCCCGACAATCTGCGCGGCCATCCGCTGCTGATGTCGGGGCTGCAGACCTGGCTGGCGCTGCCCGACGACAAGGAGGAGATCGATCCCGCCTTCGCTCATACGGAAAAGTCTGACATGCCGCTGATCGAGACTCCAGGCGTGCGTGGGCGCGTGGTCATCGGCTCGTTCGAAGGCATGACATCGCCGGTCGGAGTTTTCTCCGACACGCTCTATGTCGATCTCAGCCTGCAGCCGGGCGCGACATTTCCCTTCGGCGCGGCGCATGAAGAGCGCGCCGTCTACGTGCTCTCGGGCGAGGTCGTCATCTCGGGCGACCGTTTCGCCGCCGACCAGCTGCTGGTCTTCAGGCCCGGCGATCCAATCACGCTCGAAGCCGGCAGCGATGGCTGCCACCTGATGCTGTTCGGCGGTGCGGCGCTCAATTCGAAACGCTATATCTGGTGGAATTTCGTTTCCTCCTCGAAGGAGCGGATCGAAAAGGCCAAGGAGGAATGGCGGACCGGCCGCTTCGATATCGTTCCGGGTGACGAGGAGGAATTCGTGCCTTTGCCGGAGAGGTGA
- a CDS encoding histone deacetylase family protein: protein MSTRLYEHPIFLEHVTPAGHPERSDRIRAINVALEHPNFERLERRQAPQASEDAVLLAHPEEHLAAVMREIPEEEGEINQLEADTYASPKSLQAALTGIGGAMAAVDDVFSGRADNVFVAARPPGHHAEKMTAMGFCFFNNAAIAARHAQKTHGAERIAIVDWDVHHGNGTQDIFWDDASVLFCSTHQMPLYPGTGAKDEKGKHNTIVNAPLSPNVGSDHFREAFKSRVLPALDDFRPDLIIISAGFDAHHRDPLAQINLTGEDFDWATGRVLELADRHAKNRVVSLLEGGYDLEGLAESAGMHILRMMKG, encoded by the coding sequence ATGAGCACCCGTCTTTATGAACACCCGATCTTCCTGGAACATGTGACGCCCGCCGGTCATCCGGAGCGATCGGACAGGATCCGCGCCATCAATGTCGCGCTGGAACATCCGAATTTCGAGCGGCTGGAGCGCCGGCAGGCGCCGCAGGCGAGTGAAGATGCGGTGCTGCTTGCGCATCCGGAGGAACATCTTGCCGCCGTGATGCGGGAGATTCCCGAGGAAGAGGGTGAGATCAATCAGCTGGAAGCCGATACCTATGCCAGTCCCAAAAGCCTGCAGGCGGCGCTGACCGGCATCGGCGGAGCGATGGCAGCGGTGGACGACGTCTTTTCCGGCCGGGCCGACAATGTCTTCGTCGCCGCCCGCCCGCCGGGGCACCATGCCGAGAAGATGACGGCGATGGGCTTCTGCTTCTTCAACAATGCGGCGATCGCCGCCCGCCATGCCCAGAAGACGCATGGCGCCGAGCGCATCGCCATCGTCGATTGGGACGTGCACCACGGCAATGGCACGCAGGATATCTTCTGGGACGACGCCTCGGTGCTGTTCTGCTCGACGCATCAGATGCCGCTCTATCCCGGCACCGGCGCCAAGGACGAGAAGGGCAAGCACAACACCATCGTCAATGCGCCGCTTTCGCCGAATGTCGGCAGCGACCATTTTCGCGAGGCGTTCAAATCGCGCGTGCTGCCGGCGCTTGACGATTTCCGGCCGGATCTCATCATCATTTCGGCCGGCTTCGACGCCCATCACCGCGATCCGCTGGCGCAGATCAACCTGACCGGCGAGGATTTCGACTGGGCGACCGGGCGCGTGCTCGAACTCGCCGACCGGCACGCGAAGAACCGGGTCGTCAGCCTGCTCGAAGGCGGTTATGATTTGGAAGGCCTCGCCGAATCGGCGGGCATGCATATTCTGCGAATGATGAAGGGTTGA
- a CDS encoding ectoine synthase, with protein MFVRSLKQVEQTERFVDWGNGTSHRLLTNDDGMGFTVCHTVVRANTQALLQYRNHLEACYCIQGEGEVEDMDGYVFPIRVGDIYVLDQHDRHYLRGGKDKDLILVSIFNPPLKGTERHDLNNGSGSEY; from the coding sequence ATGTTTGTGAGAAGCCTGAAACAAGTGGAGCAGACCGAGCGCTTCGTCGATTGGGGCAATGGCACAAGCCATCGCCTGCTGACCAACGATGACGGGATGGGATTTACGGTCTGCCACACTGTCGTCCGCGCCAACACGCAAGCCCTGCTGCAGTACCGCAACCACCTGGAGGCCTGCTATTGCATCCAGGGCGAAGGCGAGGTCGAGGATATGGACGGGTACGTCTTTCCGATCCGCGTCGGCGACATCTACGTCCTCGATCAACATGACCGTCACTATTTGCGGGGCGGCAAGGACAAGGACCTTATTCTCGTCAGCATCTTCAACCCGCCCCTGAAAGGGACGGAACGTCACGATCTGAACAACGGAAGCGGTTCCGAATACTGA